A window of Lacibacter sediminis contains these coding sequences:
- a CDS encoding response regulator — protein MKILVVDDEQDVQTLFEQRFRKEIKNGEFNFVFAFSGEEALTYLKNHEQEAVLILSDINMPGMSGLQLLEEIKQKYHKPPPVVMMITAYGDAENFNTAKQLGADDFLTKPVDFTVLKEKLKTIK, from the coding sequence ATGAAAATTTTAGTTGTTGACGACGAACAGGATGTACAGACATTATTCGAACAACGTTTCAGAAAAGAGATCAAAAACGGTGAGTTCAATTTTGTTTTTGCATTCAGCGGCGAGGAGGCACTTACTTATTTAAAGAATCACGAGCAAGAAGCGGTTCTCATTCTCAGCGATATTAATATGCCGGGCATGAGTGGACTCCAGTTGCTTGAAGAAATCAAACAAAAATATCACAAACCACCGCCGGTTGTTATGATGATCACTGCCTATGGGGATGCAGAAAATTTCAATACTGCAAAGCAATTAGGAGCAGATGATTTTTTAACCAAGCCCGTTGATTTTACTGTATTAAAAGAAAAACTCAAAACCATCAAGTAA